The Gemmatimonadaceae bacterium genomic sequence GACGGCGTGAAGGCCTCGAGCGCCGAGATGTCGTCGGCGATCCAGATGCTGCGGCCGTGCGTCGCAACGATGACGTCGGCGTCGCGCCGATGGATGAGAATGTCATCCGTGCGCACCGTCGGGTAATCGTTCATGAACTTCTCCCAATGCTTGCCGCCGTTCTGAGAGACGAACAACCCAAACTCGGTACCGGCAAACAGGAGATCCTTGTTCTTCGGATCCTCGCGCACCACTTGCACATTGCCATAGCTCGGCAAATCGCCGGCGATGCTCTGGAACGTGCGGCCGTAGTCGTGCGTCACGAACACGTACGGGCGGAGATCGTCGCTGCGATGGCCATCGACGGAGACGTATGCCGTCCCCGCATCGAAGTGCGACGCGTCGATGCGCGAAATCCAGAAGGCGTCATCGCTGCCGATCGCGCCTTGCGGCAATCCCGGCAGGTTCTTGCCAACTTCGGTGAACGTCAACCCACCGTCGCGACTCACCTGCAGGAGACCGTCGTCCGTGCCCGCCCACACGACACCTGGCATCACGGGCGATTCGGACACGGCGATGATCGTGCTGTACTGCGACAAGCCGTCGTTCTTCGAGAGCTGAGACTTGTCGCCGCCGACGCCCATCACCGCCACGCCGCAGCGATCGATGTGCCGGGTGAGATCCGGGCTCTCGACCCAGCTCGTGCCGCGATCATAGGACTTGAACAACCGGTTGCCGCCCAAGTAGACGATATCCGGATTGTGCGACGAGAGAATGAACGGCGTGTTCCAGTTGAAGCGATACTGCTCGCCGCCGTCCGCGTTGATGACATTCTTGCGGGCGCCGCCGCGGCCACCGCCTCCACCACCCCCGCCGCGTCCTCCAGGCGCGCGCCCGTCGACACACGCGCCACGATCGCGTGCGGCGTTGCTACCACCCGCCGGGCCGCCGGCAAGCTGCGCACCCGGGCCCGCATTTGGTTTGATGCTGATCGTCTGGCCGGTATTCAAATCGTACCGCTGCGTGTTTCCGTCCTGCGACTCGCAGTAGATGATGTTCGGATGATCGGCATTGACGGCGGTGTAGAACCCGTCGCCGCCGCAGATGCCGAACCAATCCATGTTCGTGATGCCGGCGCGCCCGCGCTTGGAGCTCGGGCCTCCCCAGCTGTTGTTGTCCTGAAGCCCGGTGTAGACGTTGTAGGGCCGTTCGTTGTCGGCGGTGACGACGTAGGCCAAGCCGGTGGCCATCGTGGCGATGAAGTCCCACGTCCGGCCCTGGTCATATGAGATGTCTAATCCGCCGTCGTTGCCGATCATCAAGTGCTTCGAGTTGCGCGGATCGACCCAGATCGCGTGCTGGTCGACGTGGGCCGGCTCGCCGTTGCCACCGGCCGCGTCGAGCGTGGCGAACGTCTTGCCGGCGTCGAGCGATTTCGCGACCGGCAGACCCGCGACGTAGATCGTGTTCGGATTTTGCGGATCGACCCGCAGCTGGCTGAAGTACATCGGGCGCGCATCGCAGTTGCTCACGAGCGTGAACGAGCGCCCGCGGTTGTCGGAGCGGAACACGCCGCCCTTCGCCGCATCGAGCTTGGGCGGCGTGCGATTCTCATTCGCGGCCGGCGCGCCACCGCGCCCCGCGGCGAATCCGTTGCCGGGGCCACCGTTGTTGCACCAATCGAATCCGCCGCGACCGCCCCCGCCACCGCCACCACCGCCACCACCGGCACCGCCCGCGGCCGCTTCCGTCGGTGCCTCTGCCGCGCCGCTCCGACCCCCAAGCTCCGTGCCCGTCTCGCCGGCTTCGATCTGCACGTAGACCACGTTCGGGCTCGACGCCGAGACGCCGAGCGCGATGCGGCCGTAGGTGCCGCCGGGCAAGCCGCTCGTCAGCTTCGACCACGTGCGGCCGGCGTCCTCGCTCTTCCACACCGCGCTGCCCGGCCCACCGCCGTTGAAGCAGCAGCTCGTGCGGCGGCGCTGGTAGCTCGCCGCATAAATGATGTTGCTGTTCGACGGATCGATGGCGATGTCGGTGAAGCCCGTGTTCTCATCGATGTACTTGATCTTGTTCCACGTCTTGCCGCCATCGGTCGTCTTGTAGACACCGCGGTCGGCGTTCGGTCCGAACAAATGACCAGGCGACGCGACGTACACGACCTCGGGATTTTTCGGATCGATCACGATGCGCGCGATCGTCTGCGTTTCCTTGAGTCCAACGTTGGTGAAGGTCTTGCCACCGTCGGTCGACTTGTAAATGCCGTCGCCGAACGACGCGGTCTGCCGGTTGTTCGGCTCACCCGTTCCGACGTAAACGATGTCCGGATTGGTCGGATGAATGGCGATGTCGCCAATCGACGCGCTGCCGTACGTCTGAAACACCGGCTTGAACGACACCGCGTTGTCTTCGGACTTGAACACGCCGCCGACGGCGTATCCGATGTAGATGACGTTCGGATCGCTCTGTGACACTTCGATGTCGTCGAGGCGCCCGCCCATGCTCGCCGGGCCGATGGAGCGAAAGTGAAAACTCGACAGCGCGGAATTCGATGACACGTTGAAGCTGCTGTCCGACGGCCGCGCGCCGCGGCCTTGCGCGGCGAGCACGCTCGTCAACGGCGCGATAACCGACGACAGCGCGACGAGCGCTATCCATCGATTCATGCGTGGCTGCATTCTCTCCATCCTGGTGTGGGAGCCGCAGCGATTATGGCACCAAATTCGTCGCGTCGCGAGTCAGTGACGCGTCGACCAGAGTCTCCCAACGTTGTAGACGCCGCCCGCGTAAAGCGCATGCGCCTGCGGCCCCGTCACGGGCACGATCACGCCCGCATCGAACGCGAGCCACGACTTCGCGAGAAACGTTGGTCCGCCAAGCAAGGCGACGATCGGCGCAGCACCGGCAGGCCCGCCGGTGCCGGGAAACCCATAGCATTCGAGCGCCCATCCCCACGGTCCGCCGAAGGGTCCGCCGAACGACGCCGTCCACAGTGAGGCACTGGTCGGTGCGTTCGTGCCGTTGCCGCTGCGGCGAGTGTACCCGGCGTTGATGTCCATCGCGACGCCGCCGAAATCGTGACTCGAGATGAACAGCAAAGACGCGTCAGTCGTTCCCGTTCCAGTGCCACGATCCGACGAGCCGGCGGCAAACTTCACCGCCGGCAGCACCGCGAAATCACCGAGGATCGGCGCGTCGTCGACGAGACGCCACTTTGCTCCGACGGTGACGTCGCCGATGCCCGATCCCGCGATGGTGTGCACGACCGAACCGAGGATGCTGAGCTGCACGTGACTCGCGAGACCAATCTTGATCGTCGTCGGCGTGAACGTCGTGTTATTCGCCGGCGAGAAATGGTCGTGCTCGACCCCGGCCTCGATCTCCAACCAACCGGGCGCCACCGTCCCGGCGTGCGTGGCCACGGTTGGACGCTCGGGCTGCACGGCATGCGGGTCTTTCGGCTCCTGGCCGGCAGCAGCACTCGCGACGATCACCATCAGCGTGAACGAGGTGAACGAGCGCGTTGCCAATCGGGCGCCATGCGCGAGCGTCATCGCCCACTCCCCCACGAAACGCCCTGCGCCTCGAACGCCGCGACGTCGGCGAAATACTTCTGCGCCATGCCCGCCGACGCGGGATTGGTGTACACCTCGGGCACGGGATGCTCGATCGCGCTCGCGATGATGTCCGCCACCTGCTCGACCGATTGCACCTGCGGCCCGGCGTAGATCGGCGTCTCCGGCAGCGAGCCGAGTGCGTTTCTTCCGAACTCCGTGCCGACCATGCCGGGCATGATGGTCGTGATATGAATGTTTGGATACTGCTTCTGTAAATCCATGCGCAGATTCGCCGTCAACGCATTGAGCGCCGCCTTCGCCGCGTTGTACGCCGAGCGATGCGTCGCCATCGGCACTCGGCCGAGAAATGATGAGACGTTGATGACCTGTCCGGCACCGCGCGCGATGAAGTGACGCACGGCCGTCTGCATTCCGTACAACGCCGACTTCACGTTGACGGCGATCATCTCGTCGACGTCGTCGTCGGTCAGATCGATCACTTGCCGCGTGATGCCGCGTCCGGCGTTGTTGATCCACACGTCGAAGCCGCCGAATTCGGCAATGGCACGGTCACGCAAGCGTTCGACGTCGCTTCGTTTGGTCACATCCGTCTCGATCGCGACGGCGCGCGCCGCACCCGACTGCTCGGCATCTCTCGCCACGACTTCGAGCGGTTCGCGCCGTCGCGCGGCGAGCGCGAGGCGGTGTCCATCGGCTGCAAGACGCCGTGCGAGGCCGGCGCCGATGCCCGCACTCGCACCGGTGATGACGATCGTCTTGCTCGTTTTAGTGACTTTTGCGCTCGAGGTGTCGGTCATGGCTCCAAGGTACCGCGAACGCTATCGACTTTCGACCGCCGCTCGCCGAACTTAATGATGGCTCGTCAGACAATCATTTGAGGACCAACGTGATGCACTCACTGCACGATTCGATCGCGCGAACCGGCACGGCCGTCGCCGCCGCGCTGGCATTGATGCTCGCCGCTTCCACTGCTCATGCGCAGGACCGGC encodes the following:
- a CDS encoding transporter, which gives rise to MTLAHGARLATRSFTSFTLMVIVASAAAGQEPKDPHAVQPERPTVATHAGTVAPGWLEIEAGVEHDHFSPANNTTFTPTTIKIGLASHVQLSILGSVVHTIAGSGIGDVTVGAKWRLVDDAPILGDFAVLPAVKFAAGSSDRGTGTGTTDASLLFISSHDFGGVAMDINAGYTRRSGNGTNAPTSASLWTASFGGPFGGPWGWALECYGFPGTGGPAGAAPIVALLGGPTFLAKSWLAFDAGVIVPVTGPQAHALYAGGVYNVGRLWSTRH
- a CDS encoding SDR family oxidoreductase, whose product is MTDTSSAKVTKTSKTIVITGASAGIGAGLARRLAADGHRLALAARRREPLEVVARDAEQSGAARAVAIETDVTKRSDVERLRDRAIAEFGGFDVWINNAGRGITRQVIDLTDDDVDEMIAVNVKSALYGMQTAVRHFIARGAGQVINVSSFLGRVPMATHRSAYNAAKAALNALTANLRMDLQKQYPNIHITTIMPGMVGTEFGRNALGSLPETPIYAGPQVQSVEQVADIIASAIEHPVPEVYTNPASAGMAQKYFADVAAFEAQGVSWGSGR